The Theobroma cacao cultivar B97-61/B2 chromosome 1, Criollo_cocoa_genome_V2, whole genome shotgun sequence genome contains the following window.
tttatctatatatattacatttgGGAGatgttgtaatttttttaaaattatcaatacttcaaaacatatttttctttgtatatGCATAATTCAACAATCATTTTCAGAATCTCCCTTCCAAActaataatgttttttttataaatattcttCGATTATTTCTCTGCATATATATACTAAATGTTTTATcacacataaaaaaattaaatagtaaataaatattctatcataattataaatgatcaaaatacaaaaaaaaaaaaaatactcatCTTGAAAGAAGAAAGTAGTCTCGTTCTGTTGTTTCCTTAATGTTTCTTTCATAAATGTTATAACTTGTTTCTGTTCTTTTCTCCCCATTAgttctttctttacttttgttatgAACATACAAGATAGAACATAACTTTTgaaactataaatatcttttatttttattagttataaaatctcaattttcatTATAACTATactgttatttttttaacatttataatgatgtgatatatatatatatatatatttatatatttttgtgaaaTCGAGTGAAggcaaaatataaaaaagctaaaatttttaactatttttataatatagtCAAAAGAACATTGGAATtagaatatcaatgggggccCTTAATGCGTCCTTGCTTGACAATGTTGTGTAAATTGATTTCTCACTAAAAGGTAAAAAGAAAGTACAAGGATACTAATAATTTGGTGAATCTAAGACATCTTCAAGGATAAATCTGTAGAAATTTTCCAAAAGCATTCACGCGCAGGACAGAGATTGATGGCCACATGCATGGCCCCCTGCTCTTATCCTTTGAAATTGGTCTTTCCGTTTACTTGCTAATAGATATATATACAAGCAACATTGAGGAAGAATCGAAGTATGTCTGCGAAGTGATGAACTGGTCAGTCTTAGCATTCAATTAAAAACAACCGTCTTTTTTCTAGAGGCAGACAGATACATATCAGCAATAAACTATTCTCTGGTCAAACATTAATTTTCAGTTACTTATCAGTATCATCTTCATTTAAACGTGACTATTCTTTCCTTCTTGTACACAACTTACAATTTGGCTGATTTGAAACTTCTTGAACCCATTACTATTCTAACAATTGAATGATAAACTGAGTTTGAATGATCTTTTCATTCATATACAAAAATCTCATATTTCCTGGTATTTTGAATCGAAAAACTCTGATTGGTGTAATGTATATGAAGTTTTGTTCCGCTTTTGTATTTTTAGAACAATATAAAACTCATTCTATTCCAAACATGTTATGAAGTTACAGAGTATATTCATTGAAAGCTCACCAAAAATTTAAGCCTTCCTTCTTTTAACATCCTTATTAagattaacaagaaaagtggCAAATGATGATCAAGATGGCAGAGGATGTCTCAAGATGTTGCAGTACTCCATAAAGCATAGCAACTCCAAATTGGCAAATTGGATTGGAACGGTTCATGAACCAAAGACGTGCATACTCATGTGTGCTATGCATATACATGAATGTTACCAAAGCCAGTACTGTTGAACCCACTAATTCATTGGGGTTTACTAACTGAAATTCACGAGTCCCCATAGCGGGCTTTCATGATTGGTCTCGTGATATTGTGGACAGAATTAAATCGAGAAAGCCCACCACTCAGGACAGGAGCCATCCTGTTCCCCAAAGGACCAATATGTCTGAACTTTTCTTCATCCATGAGAACCATGGCCAGGCAATAGTTTAGTTAATAGTGCGTGGCACTTGAGTAATTGCTGTTTAGTTGGATCGAGCAGTGAGCACTAGCAGTATCATGTTTTGTCTGAAGCACCCTTTTTCTCACATCGATGCTGAACTTGGATGTAGACCTGTCTTTATTAGTGGTGCCTCTTTGCTGCCAATATTGCCCCCTTTCCCAGCTAAATCGCACTTTTGGGGATTAGTCATTTCGGCCGTGGGGCATAAGAAGGGAGTAATGCAAGCAAGCTCATCCATGAGCACAGTACTACTAGTAATGAGGTAAACTATCAAAAGCTAGGGTCAAAATGGATCACCCACACAAAGTGTCTCAGTTATTAGTGATTGTTAGAAAAATCCTATgttacatacatatatatggtACCAAGAACTCGTTTGGGATCAAGTTTAAATCTCCAAAAAACTGTTTGTATAATACTAAAACAATATCAGGATTTCCAGAGTCAAAATGGATGTAGTTTTTCCAAACTAAAGTTTTTAATTCATCCCAGTACCAAATTAAAGACAAACTGAAATTCCTTTTGCTATGAGTAGATATGACATGACATGGCACCAATATGCCAATTGAGGTACTCACTCTTTTGGGTCTGAAATCGTTTCCCTATTAATGTTTTGATCTGCTCATACAGGTGAAAAgggtatatatttaaataactaTAAGCTATTGTAGCagtatttcttaattattccTAGGTCCCCTTTCcactctttttcctcttttggCAAAGGGCAAATCTCAGTTTTGCTACTTTTGTTACCCACTATCTACCCTGCCTTCTCCTCTCCTGTGTCAACCATCAACCAATTGCAATAGCTATTGAAGGAAGTTTGAAATAAGCCCGTTTCTCAGTTCATATCAGAGGGTCCATATCAAGCACTTTGGATATGGAAGTTTATCCAGAGAGAGGCTGCAGAGCAATTTTTGAAGTGATAATGGAATTTTTCacatattttgtaaaatttctCGAATCAGAATTTAGGGCGGGAATCACTATCTCCAGCCTGAATAGTCAATGGTAAAGCTGATGATGAGAACATGCAAAGGTGGAAGCTGTCAAAAAAGTCTTATTCTGTCTGGCATTAAGGAATAAGCATAGAACTTTTTTTACTCCAAAATGCCTTTCCTTTCACGAaagaaaatgattaatttGTCTGCCCATGAAAGAAAGCAAGCTGTATTCCGTCAAGAAGAAGGATTCTCCTTtcaaggggaaaaaaaaaaaaacattattaagagagagaaaggccTTTAAAGTAGAAGAAATATGTAAAAACCCAGCTGCAAACATCTTTCGACCTTTTCACATCATAGTTCAGACAGAAGCTATGTACCTTGAAATGTAAGAttggaaaagtaaaaaaataaaaatcaaactctgGCAGTAATATCAAATTGCCTGATTAAGTAAGAAAAGTCAATCTAGTAGCGGctggtttgttttttttgtctttttccaTTTAATGTGGGGATTTTTCACATtgcttttctttaatttctaaCCAAACAAAAGTCGGTGGGTGTGGGGAATCATATCAAACAAGTTgatgttgttgttgttgatgTTTGGTTATTCTGATAACAACTctgaattttgttttgatcTCTCCGTAGTTAACCCTGAATATCATCATATCGAGCCATGCGACGCATCCATCATCCTCATCATGAACTTTGCCTCACGGAACAAGCAACCACTTGCGCCCATTGCCTCAGCCTTGTCTTCACCGTCTGTGGATTATCACCTTCACCAAAtcacaaaagaataaaatcataatcaaTTGAATCCCAAGCATTTATCTTATTGACTAATGCACAATCCCCTACTTAAAAGAGCATGTTCGAATCCCCtccctaattataaaaaataaaaaaaaaatcaattgaataataaaaaaaagaaattccaACAAAATTAATACCATCTGAATTCATTACTTACCAGGGCCAAAGATGGTGTGGGGGCTGCCTATAGGGGAAGGAATACTATCACAATCCGATGCAGCCGAAGGAGAGGACGTGGACTTTGATACGGTGTCGATGTAGTTCTTGGTAACAGCATAATAAAGACCAAGAGCAGGCAAAGTATCAGACAAACGTTGATCCACCTCGGGGGAGTCAAACCCGAACCCCAACTCAATACAAGCCTTGAGTTCATCAAGGTCTTCGTCCGTCACGCTCTTGCTTCTCCTGTTCTTGCTGTTTCCCTTCCTCCTAAGCCATGCCTCGTCACGGAAAATGTCTGGCGACCACGATCGCTGCTTGTAAAGCGGAAGCAGAGGCGACATCATCAGCGGCGCCGGCGGCTGTGGTGATTCAAGCACTGCTTGCAGTTTCTCAGGCGGTGGCGGCATGGGAGGAGGTAGGGGTGGAGGCGCGTCAAGATGGGACATGGACACAGCCCCGAGGAGGTCCGGGGTGTGCAGAGGTCGGGAGACCTCGCCCGCGCGGGTGGGGAGCTCTATGGCTGACGTGTTTTTCTTTGGGATAATTTTTCAGAAGTGAAGAGGGGAGGTGAATGGGAGAAAGAGTTATATGGTGGTGGTTGTGGGACAGGGCTGAGGCAGATGGCCCTGGGATTGGTTGGTCTGACTCAGGATGACCTGTCTTCTCTCCTTATTTATCTGGTTTTTGAAGAAGGGGTTAAGTGTTTCTTTGAAGATTTGTAATAGTAATTTATCTTTGCTTGTTCATATAATATACCATTCAAAGCAAGCtctaaacaagaaaaatatgtaTTATTGTCTTCCCATATTTGTCCTCTATTTTTGACTTTCAGATAGTAAATTGTCTATTATTTGTCTTAAAGTACATATAATGTACTTTAAGCTATGTTATATATGCACATCAAGCATGTGAATTACCATGTTTTaactatattttcttattcattGTACTGTGtttcaagttgatttaagcATGTGAATTACTTTGTTTTAATTTCCTATTTCTTGTGTAAAATATTGCAATGGAAAAAATGAATAGTATCGATTGGACTAGATGGCAAGCCCTATCCAAATGCCATTTATGGTGGTATGGTTGATGTAGAactgaattaaaaaaaacttcaagTCCCACGCACGTTAAGTAATGGGTCGACCTTGCATGATTGCCTTTCACCATAGCTtctagggaaaaaaaaaacagtcgAGATGTTATGAGAAcaattgttaattaattaagagcATTTGACATGTTATtgttaaaatatcaatattttattgaatgaaACTTAATTCCTTACAttgaaattaatcattaaatcaatgtaattagaattttaatAATAGTTTAAAGAGATATTACAATAAACAATTTATAGGTAGTGTCTAGATTGATGATAAGTATGAAAGAGAGGATTTCTGGCTTAAACGCTAAGCTCCTCCAAATCCTAGGGGTACATCCTTATTTGCCatagattttcttttattctctacttcaaatctaataaaaatgatAGGATAGAGTTAAaaatgcttttgtttttttgaattaaatggaTGGAATCAGACAAAATATCTTACCTCATTGTTCTTTTCTGAAAATGGGgagaaaaaagattaaaacGACAAAAGGATAGACTTTATGGAGTTCTGCGCCCTTGATGGCTAAGAGGTCCGTCACCAACGTCACCTTcacctttttaatttttaattatatttttataaaaaattattaatttttaaaataaatattttatttaaaaaatatttttttgttagatATATAAGtttgattattaatattttaattagtttgataaagtgataatattaaaaaaataattttatttttattaattttaaaaatattatattatataaattatcatttttcatttttcattttttttaaaaaaaaaaaacctatcTCCTACTAGTGCTCCGGTTCCGGCTAGATCTCTCTCTCCTCGCGCTCCGCACCCTTTCACCCCCATGCCCCCATAGCCACGTGCCACCCCACCGTCAGTGCTCCCCAAGAGAGCTCCAGATATACGCTCCCTTGGGGAGCACCGAGGGTGGGAGGCGCGTCTCCCTTGGGGAGCGTGGGGGTGGGGGGGGTGTGAGATTTGCACTCCAACTCCTCTAGGGAGCACGAGGGTGGCTAGTCGAGAGGGCCGTCCGCTAGtctgaaaaatgaaaatagtgaaaaagaggtagaaagaaataaggataattttgatattttatactTGTTTGTTAATTTCGTTTATGCATTTGAAATTGATtgtctattttaaaaattaattgatttgtataaaattataactaaaaattaaaaggatgaagatatttttttcttaattttatgaaTCATTACAAGAATTAACTTTTATCGCAGCCCATGTGACAGTCATGGTGTGGTATATAAGCAATCTTCAACTTCTTCTTAATATAGAGAAAAGTAAAATCTTTTATAGCATATTTGGTTGGGGGAATGACTTAGCTATCCCTTCTTTATTCTCaatgaattttaattattttgtttggttgaaAAAGGGTCTAAAGAATAGCCATTCCCataaaatggttatttttcaaaatcttttaaaatcaaTGAATAACTAATACCACTCTCTCCCATGGTATTAACTATTATATGGTTGaagaataaattcaaaaattaataaagataaaaataccccttactagtttgaaaaattacaacttcatttgtataaaatattatttctctctctctcctctttctctcacttgattccaatttttaataaaataataatattttaaaaatattaataattaaataaaNNNNNNNNNNNNNNNNNNNNNNNNNNNNNNNNNNNNNNNNNNNNNNNNNNNATTTAAATTAGataaacaatattaataattaaatcatcaattattaatattttaaataaattaccaattattaatatttaaaaaataaaatataaaattaatcataataatatttaaattaaataaaatattaatatttaaattatctattattaatattttaaataaataatcaattattaattttcaaaaataaaataaaataaaataattgatcatcataatatttaaataaaataaaatattaatatttaaaatataaataattaaattataaataaatattaatattaaaattatcaattattaatattttaaataaattatcaattattaatattttaaaaataaaataaaaattaatcataataatatttaaattaaattaaatattaatatttaaattattaattattcatattttaattaaattctagattattaatatttaaaaaaatctaataaaaataaaatatcatataaataataaaatgtgtttttgtctttttattttttattcctttcttattctaaaattattgttaccaaccaaatactacaataagtcataataTTATTCATGTCCTATTCTCTTTGTTATACCAAACTAAGTAATAagtattttattctattctcacCTCATTCTATTCtcacataataattattctattttattcctATCTATTCCGTCAACCAAACGTATCCTTATAACCTAAGCAAACTAATTTATGGGAACTTAAATTACTtccatttttaacttttattcaaGATTCAATGGTCAATAGAATGGGAAATAGTTGCAAGAAAAAGGTGTCCCGAAATCATTACAAAGcctttttaagctttttcatTCCTCCTGGTTTCTGAACAGTGACCGGCCGGCATTTGCTTTGAggtttcattttcatttaccTGAAGCAGACGAAGGACTTTGTAGAGGGATTGTTTATTCTTCAAGCAGGCATTTGAATGGAAGGTTCTGCTTATGGAAATATTGATCAAAGTAAAAAATGCAATGTTCAAAGAGACTTGCAGGTAATCCACCCAAAGTTTCAGGACTGACCctttattctttcttattctCCAAGTCTAATCTAATACGCGGTAATGGTGCTAATCGAcaaatttaacaaataccTTCCCTCAAGGGTCAATCCACTAAAGTAATCAAAGGCAAGGATCTTTCGGCGAAAATTAATGTGAGAAAACAATGTAccatgatgatgaagaatgaGAAAGTCTTTGCTTCCTTGCTAAGATGTAATTAAACTAAGGTCAATTATATATGAATAGTGAAAAAAGGtataatgttttaaattttttttacataatctaaaaatatttaaataaatttttattttttattttattaaatcaaatctttatatttttattttgatttaaatatatttttataattaatagttgataaattattattaagtaaaataatatttattattttttatgttacatGATGTTGATGTGGTGTAAATGTAGATGGTGAAAAATGTCCTGTTACTATGttatcataattaaaaaaaatattctaagtgtagtttaagtttgtttaaatttatttacaaataaaaaaagggtacttccaaaaattctaaaattttgaattatcatttaattGAATTGATGTATATTAATTAGCCCATGCATAATCAATGATGCATGTATTTTCATATTCCAACgtgaatatattaaaattggaaattttgtcCCTAAAAGCCTCAATAAATTAGACCCAAAGAGAGACCAAATTAAGTTGAATCATATCCAGGAACGGAGGCTTTAGACACAGATCACATCAAATTGACATCATTTTAATGATCTTGAGACCgaaggagaaaaagagaaagggacCCGTTTCTTCCTTTTGCTTAATTAGTTGGTTGCCGGTCACAACAAGCCTTATACTATGACTTGAACTCTAAGCCCACCCCCACTATGAATAATTCCGACCGAGCATATGCCACTAGGATGCTTTGCCCTAtggaaaaaatatttaaaaattgtcaactttattttaagttCGAGCTTATCacatattattaattatagaTTATAATAACTGAATAAGCAATCttttttattgcattttaATATCAAGTTTCAATGTGGAAGAAGAGGGTCTGGCGGCGGCTTTCCGTCAGGCAAATAGATAGTTTAGTGGCAACTTGGCAATACCAATTCTTTATTGTCATAAAATGATTGGGTTCTTATGTTGCTTGCTGGCAGCGTGATTGCCGGCactgaaattttgtttaatggGACGAAACAAACAAATTAAGGTATTTTCAGAGTGGATTAATGAAAACATAAAGACTTGGTTTGGTTGGCCCAAGCCAAGACCCAATATCAGGGGCCATATATGTTtttcaaagtaaaaaagatGATTTTGACAAGGTTTTCAAGGTCCATCGTCAATCATGCCCTTATTGTTgtgtataaataaataatagtagTGTATATATAATCTCCCAAGGGAgtcatttataaaaaatataaatgaatcTAAGTATTTActgattcaaaaaaaaatattatacgCATTCAAGATTTGAATTGTCGgggaggagagagagagatttcaAATCTCAATTATTGTTAAAACCTTAATGAATGGTAAAAATGTGTTGATTATTCATTATTGACCATAAATAAGTGGGTCTTAGTGATTAGTTATAAGAATCTGAAGCAAAACTGGTAGAATTACTAATTATATCTCACAGTAAAAACCATTGCTAGTCTAAAATCAGGGTACTTAATTCTTTTGTTCACTTtaacttgaaaaattttacGGTTTTATTCATCTCGTAAGTTGAAAGTGgatgaataattaaatattcagTTGAATTTTAATACAAATTGATAAAAGATTTAAGGTTTATTTTGGAAATTGTAACATCCTCTTCAACTCTAACGAGAGTTCATTGTCCAATGAGACATTACTAATACCCAAAGCTACCTTTTATACAAAATGTCATCATTTACGTTAACATATAATATACTTAATATTACTATTTGCAAATAGTTCgtgataatttttttgaataaaaatcatAGACAAAAGAGAGTTTCCAAAAAATGTATTGTAGCACTAAATATTTGTGTAGCCTATTAAGGTATCTAGGAAGGTCTGGTAATAAGAGAGAATTTGAACCGGAGCCTGACCTTCTTGTCATGATTTTGGATGGTTTTGGCAACAACATCATTTAAGGCGGGTGCCATTTGCTGCCACAATACATCATGATTTTGGACCATATATGTTAACATCGTATGGTCAGCAATAtcttaattaatattattacatGCAAGACATGGTCAAGTAGACTATGATTGTTTTACTCGTGAAGGGGTCATCGATATCAACATACCCCATTTCTTATCTTTGGTCGGCTAACCCAATAGGgtaacaaattaatttttataaaaaaatccatatatttgtttgttttagtGGTATCATGGTTTAGCACATTActagatttatattttttttctttctttattttcttcatgcatacattaattaataataattccTGGCAATATTCCACTTCTTCCTAATAAATGACACTCACACTCGTATTAATGATGGCTGAAATTAGTGAAAATTACTAATGATGCTGGAAAAATTCTCTGGCAAATGTTGGCTTGATTTGATGACTTGACAGACAGGGAAAGGTACTAGGAGTTGTTGATAGGTTGAACTTGGGAAGTGGAAGTTATTGGTGAAATTTGGAGCTGATGGTTTCGCCTCTGGTAATGAGAGAAGAAGACAGTTGTCAACCACATCCAAAGTCCTCCACCCTTCAGCAGTCTCTGAATGCAGCTCTCCATACGTCTTTTCAAGACACGAATGACTGTGATTAATAATACACTGGCAGAAGCGCCTCCTGAGAAAATGAACAAACCTGTAAAGGGCCCTGGTGCAATTCCTGGGATGGTAGTAACAGTTTGATCAGATGTCCAATTTGAACAATCTGAAAAGGAAAGCGTATCTTCCCCCAATTGCTGCAATTCCCCTGCCTGCTTTAAGTTAAGAATCGCCTCTGACATATCTGACGCCAATCGAGAAGATCGTTGAAACACCTACATACTAAAACATTGTAAGAAACAGATGCAGATCACCTCGAAGTTAGGATATTAACCAAAGGAGTGTCACTTAGATTACAAATCCAAAACTGCCCAGATCGTAGGCGGGTCCCGACTTGGTAAAGTCCTTGCAAGTATTTCGCGAGGAAGACTTCGGCGCGAGGTGTCAACAAGAATGCAGCCTTTATATTTCCACCCGACAAAGCTTTCTCATAGTCATCAACTGATTCGATGTTTGTCCTCGTGAGCGAATCAACATCTAATCCACATGGCTCAACTTGTGAACTTGTTACCATAGAGCTAGGTCTGGCGGTAAAGGCCATAGTGCCAATCATGGTCAATTGTAACCATGGAACCAGCAGTAAATAAGACAATCTGTTTCTCGGTCCTGCAAATCGAAGATGGTGAAAGTTTTTTTAGGTGTTAAATCAACAATACCTTTCTTTGCAGCGTATATAATTGTAATCGGGTTCTTGCCCTCTCAATTAATGTCCTCTAaacttctttgttttttccaCAATTGCTATCCTTAGCCCAATtgtattttcttctttactctTTAAATATCTTTACATTTGATTGTACCATACATCAGATGCCATCTTACTGTGTTCATTGAAGAGGAAAGCAAAAGGGAAGTAGAACACAGCTCCAACTTGTCTTGAAGGTGAATCAGTCGATTCATTGCAGGTTCTAAGTTCAATGAACCAGATAGCAAGACCAGTGAAGACAGCCATAGCCGCCATTGCAAGCCACATCTCTCGAGAAAAGGGGCTCATGAACCACAAAACTCTGTTCAATCCattgtcttttttctttaccACCATCACCATCCTTAATTCAGCATAGGGCTGCGAGAATTCTACAATGTGAGAGCGGTCTGCTGTTATTACTATACCGCCAACAGCTGCATCAAAGGTCTTGGCCATACATACAAAATCTCATCAGTCTTACTCTGTAATTCTTGATGTTATTggttatttaaaaatttttcttggtAGAAGAATAATGATTAATTGAAACAGAGAAAGGGTTTTAGGACATAGAATGTAGAGTAATGTTTGTCTTGCCTCTGCCATATTTGGCTTTGACTTCCAGGCCACAAAGGGCCCATCATGGATTAATTCTCTATCAAATCTTCTTTTCAGGacgaaaaataagaaagctggaaagaaaattgatacTGACCTTACAGGCAACTTCCTCCACAAATTGATCACAAGATCCATAAAATGGAAACAGTTTGTAAGTGAAATGGTACGGTAGAACTGCAACGGTAGCTTTAAAAACATCGATCGAAATCCCTTGCATGTGTGGTTTCTTCTGGTTCTCGTCATGACTTGTGTTCACAAACTGCCTGAAAGTTGATCTTACT
Protein-coding sequences here:
- the LOC18611124 gene encoding uncharacterized protein LOC18611124, whose amino-acid sequence is MSHLDAPPPLPPPMPPPPEKLQAVLESPQPPAPLMMSPLLPLYKQRSWSPDIFRDEAWLRRKGNSKNRRSKSVTDEDLDELKACIELGFGFDSPEVDQRLSDTLPALGLYYAVTKNYIDTVSKSTSSPSAASDCDSIPSPIGSPHTIFGPGDNPQTVKTRLRQWAQVVACSVRQSS
- the LOC108661072 gene encoding glutamate receptor 3.2-like; the encoded protein is MKDLLMQQGLMRSLLGNEEGQPNDMKDVEWVELEQRYVSTIWLCIRDNVFNYVIDEDSAPRLWAKLEKIYLAKSFSNKLQLRRKLYHLKMKQNGDLMKHMNEFDRIIDQLKKVDMKVEEEEKELLFLASLSDSYEGIKMFDGVMSSLSGVAYVPKMRKNLISLNLLDSKRQALLSFSNFLQRSRVFSVVVLVRSTFRQFVNTSHDENQKKPHMQGISIDVFKATVAVLPYHFTYKLFPFYGSCDQFVEEVACKTFDAAVGGIVITADRSHIVEFSQPYAELRMVMVVKKKDNGLNRVLWFMSPFSREMWLAMAAMAVFTGLAIWFIELRTCNESTDSPSRQVGAVFYFPFAFLFNEHRPRNRLSYLLLVPWLQLTMIGTMAFTARPSSMVTSSQVEPCGLDVDSLTRTNIESVDDYEKALSGGNIKAAFLLTPRAEVFLAKYLQGLYQVGTRLRSGQFWICNLSDTPLVFQRSSRLASDMSEAILNLKQAGELQQLGEDTLSFSDCSNWTSDQTVTTIPGIAPGPFTGLFIFSGGASASVLLITVIRVLKRRMESCIQRLLKGGGLWMWLTTVFFSHYQRRNHQLQISPITSTSQVQPINNS